From one Fimbriiglobus ruber genomic stretch:
- a CDS encoding Flp family type IVb pilin, whose protein sequence is MTALYRRAAAGVVEFLKKEDGPTAVEYAVMLAMIIVVCIAAISVLGTNTNSTFSAVGSAIKPATAS, encoded by the coding sequence ATGACCGCTCTTTACCGCCGCGCCGCGGCCGGGGTCGTGGAGTTTTTGAAGAAGGAAGACGGGCCGACCGCGGTCGAGTACGCGGTCATGCTGGCCATGATCATCGTGGTCTGCATCGCCGCCATTAGCGTACTCGGGACGAACACGAACAGCACGTTCTCGGCCGTCGGCTCCGCCATCAAGCCGGCCACCGCGAGCTGA
- a CDS encoding DUF4058 family protein — protein MMPSPFPGMDPYLEDPGLWADVHLGLICTCRELLNRHLLPKYVGRLQERDYVEYEDDPARVELVVPDRKTTGKHQTTPDIVAEPVGVIFENNLERRESWIEVLAVDTRDVVSVIEILSPSNKVKGAAGRESFLQKRREILSSNTHWIEIDLLRTGERQPFDEHIPDHEYVASVVPAGQRPTGLAWPIRLTQRLPVVGIPLRKPDADAPLDLQAALTLAYDRAAYDMTVDYTRPPKVPLSPDLAAWADQLLREKGLRKGVDG, from the coding sequence ATGATGCCGTCCCCATTCCCCGGAATGGACCCGTACCTGGAAGACCCGGGGTTGTGGGCGGACGTGCATCTCGGATTGATCTGTACCTGCCGCGAATTGCTGAATCGTCACCTCCTGCCGAAATACGTCGGGCGACTTCAGGAGCGCGACTACGTCGAGTACGAAGACGATCCGGCGCGAGTGGAGTTGGTCGTTCCCGACCGCAAGACGACCGGAAAACATCAAACGACACCGGACATCGTGGCCGAACCAGTCGGAGTGATCTTTGAAAACAACCTGGAGCGACGAGAATCGTGGATCGAGGTACTTGCCGTCGACACACGCGATGTCGTGTCGGTCATTGAAATCTTGAGCCCGAGTAACAAGGTCAAGGGGGCCGCCGGCCGGGAAAGCTTTCTCCAGAAGCGGCGCGAAATCCTGTCGTCCAACACGCACTGGATCGAGATCGACCTCCTGCGGACCGGCGAGCGACAGCCGTTCGACGAACACATACCCGACCACGAGTATGTCGCGAGTGTCGTCCCTGCCGGTCAACGACCGACGGGGCTCGCGTGGCCGATCCGGCTGACGCAACGGCTGCCCGTGGTCGGCATCCCCCTCCGCAAGCCGGACGCCGACGCGCCGCTCGATCTCCAGGCCGCGCTGACCTTGGCCTACGACCGAGCCGCCTATGACATGACCGTGGACTACACGCGGCCCCCGAAGGTGCCGCTGTCGCCGGACCTCGCCGCGTGGGCCGACCAGTTACTCAGGGAGAAAGGCTTGCGGAAAGGGGTGGATGGGTAG
- a CDS encoding Uma2 family endonuclease, giving the protein MSPDISTDEVVYPETDGKPLAENSVQCRWITMIAGELFERYNKQPDVFVACDLFWYPVKGNPKIVTAPDALVVFGRPPGDRQSYKLWEENGVPPQVVFEVLSPSNTDEEFVAKLEFYERYGVEEYYVIDPETETCEAFVRDTPDGPLRTVRPAKLNGFVSPRLGVRFVTTDGLTLLTPDGRPFQTREDRVNGLLSQLAGSEAALQQERQRAEQEKQRAE; this is encoded by the coding sequence ATGAGTCCCGACATCTCCACCGACGAAGTTGTCTACCCGGAGACGGACGGGAAGCCCCTGGCCGAGAACTCCGTTCAGTGCCGGTGGATCACAATGATCGCCGGCGAGCTCTTCGAACGGTACAACAAGCAGCCCGATGTGTTTGTGGCCTGCGACTTATTCTGGTATCCGGTCAAGGGGAACCCAAAGATCGTAACGGCGCCGGACGCCCTGGTCGTGTTCGGTCGGCCGCCCGGTGACCGCCAGTCGTACAAGTTATGGGAAGAAAATGGGGTTCCCCCCCAGGTCGTATTCGAGGTTCTCTCGCCGAGTAACACCGACGAGGAGTTTGTCGCCAAACTCGAGTTCTATGAGCGGTACGGAGTCGAGGAATACTATGTCATCGACCCGGAAACTGAGACGTGTGAAGCATTCGTCCGAGACACCCCCGACGGCCCTCTCCGGACTGTTCGACCGGCCAAGTTGAACGGCTTCGTCAGCCCCCGCCTGGGCGTTCGCTTTGTCACAACCGACGGGCTTACACTCCTGACCCCGGATGGCCGACCGTTCCAGACTCGAGAGGACCGGGTTAACGGGCTCCTGAGCCAACTGGCAGGCTCCGAAGCCGCCCTGCAACAAGAGCGGCAGCGGGCCGAGCAGGAGAAGCAGCGGGCCGAGTGA
- a CDS encoding Flp family type IVb pilin: protein MLRTVVEFLKKEDGPTAVEYAVMLAMIIVVCIAAIQALGTNVNSTFSAVGSAIAPTNGT, encoded by the coding sequence ATGCTCCGAACCGTTGTGGAGTTTTTGAAGAAGGAAGACGGGCCGACCGCGGTCGAGTACGCGGTCATGCTGGCCATGATCATCGTGGTCTGCATCGCCGCCATTCAAGCGCTCGGGACGAACGTCAACAGCACGTTCTCGGCCGTCGGCTCCGCCATCGCGCCGACGAACGGGACGTGA
- a CDS encoding glutamate--tRNA ligase: MTTIRTRFAPSPTGYLHIGGVRTALFNWLLARRHHGQFVLRIDDTDQERNRAEAVRPIIDGFDWLGMNWDEGPTKDASGDSFGPHKPYYQGQRNDKYEAAAMKLLEAGLAYPDYTPSEAQDAARKDAERAKRPYVHRGSNRDVPAAENVRQYKEKKATLLLKVATGKTVKFVDAVRGPQEISTDTIRDPALLRGPAADGVCRALYNFATVVDEADFEITHVVRAIEHLSNTPTQILIFEALGAPVPQFAHIPLVNYNGDKMSKRKLPALCAEDIAKLKACGWTDDEIKARDDLNIAAVAYYRELGYLPGALINYLCRLGWSLDDHSEIIPLDQLIANFSLDRVTSAPGSFDGKKLFWVQGEYMKLVPTAEKVERCVPYLRRAKLIGDTLDDVTRAVLTRIVDAAGERIKLFSDVLAFATPLLKATIEYDAKAVEKHLKKAGAVDLLRGFAETLRPLAPFDAQTTDTALHAFATARGVKPGDIVNPTRVAVTGVAVGFGLFDTLAILGKDTVLARIEHAIKLAADERG; this comes from the coding sequence ATGACGACGATCCGCACGCGCTTCGCCCCCAGCCCGACCGGCTACCTCCACATCGGCGGGGTCCGCACGGCCCTGTTCAACTGGCTCCTCGCCCGCCGACACCACGGCCAGTTCGTCCTCCGCATCGACGACACCGACCAGGAGCGGAACCGCGCCGAAGCGGTGCGGCCGATCATCGACGGCTTCGACTGGCTCGGCATGAACTGGGACGAGGGCCCGACCAAGGACGCCAGCGGCGACAGCTTCGGCCCGCACAAGCCCTACTATCAAGGGCAGCGGAACGACAAGTACGAAGCCGCGGCGATGAAGCTGTTGGAAGCCGGCCTCGCGTACCCCGATTACACGCCGAGCGAAGCCCAGGACGCCGCCCGGAAGGACGCGGAACGGGCCAAGCGGCCGTACGTCCACCGCGGCTCGAACCGGGACGTGCCGGCGGCCGAGAACGTTCGCCAGTACAAGGAGAAGAAGGCCACGCTCCTCCTCAAAGTCGCGACGGGGAAGACGGTCAAATTCGTGGACGCGGTCCGCGGCCCGCAGGAGATCAGCACCGACACGATCCGCGACCCCGCGCTGCTCCGCGGGCCGGCGGCCGACGGCGTCTGCCGCGCGCTCTACAACTTCGCCACGGTGGTGGACGAAGCAGACTTCGAAATCACTCACGTCGTCCGCGCGATCGAACACCTGTCGAACACGCCGACGCAGATTTTGATATTCGAGGCACTCGGCGCCCCCGTCCCGCAGTTCGCCCACATCCCGTTGGTGAATTACAACGGGGACAAAATGAGTAAGCGAAAGCTTCCCGCGTTGTGTGCGGAAGACATCGCGAAACTCAAGGCGTGCGGGTGGACGGACGACGAGATCAAGGCGCGGGACGATTTGAACATCGCGGCCGTCGCGTATTACCGCGAACTCGGCTACCTGCCGGGTGCGTTGATTAACTACCTGTGCCGGCTCGGGTGGTCCCTCGACGACCACAGCGAGATCATTCCACTCGACCAGCTGATTGCCAACTTCAGCCTGGATCGCGTGACGAGTGCGCCGGGCAGTTTCGACGGTAAGAAGCTGTTCTGGGTCCAGGGTGAGTACATGAAACTGGTGCCGACGGCCGAGAAGGTCGAGCGGTGCGTCCCGTACCTGCGCCGGGCGAAGCTGATCGGTGACACGCTGGACGACGTCACCCGCGCCGTGCTGACGCGGATCGTCGACGCGGCCGGCGAGCGGATCAAGCTGTTCTCGGACGTCCTCGCGTTCGCGACGCCGCTCCTCAAGGCGACGATCGAGTACGACGCGAAGGCGGTCGAGAAGCACCTGAAGAAAGCCGGCGCGGTTGACCTGCTCCGCGGGTTCGCCGAGACCCTCCGCCCGCTCGCCCCGTTCGACGCCCAGACCACCGACACAGCCCTGCACGCGTTCGCCACCGCCCGAGGCGTCAAGCCCGGCGACATCGTGAACCCGACCCGCGTGGCCGTGACCGGCGTGGCCGTCGGCTTCGGCCTGTTCGACACCCTGGCGATCCTCGGCAAGGACACCGTCCTCGCCCGGATCGAGCATGCAATTAAATTGGCCGCAGATGAACGCGGATAA
- the thpR gene encoding RNA 2',3'-cyclic phosphodiesterase: MARVRTFIAVEIGDTARTAAIALQKVLARTGASVKWVESNSMHVTLVFLGEVDDRELPAVFRAVSKATAGEAPFPLHVAGVGAFPTPRRPKTLWAGITEGADRLSRLHERINTHLVDLGGYRREERAYTPHLTLGRVKSEEDGNLLAAELPKHLAWNGGQTVVSEVLVFSSELKRDGPEYTVLGRAELLGDPEE; the protein is encoded by the coding sequence GTGGCACGAGTGCGGACGTTTATTGCCGTCGAGATCGGGGATACCGCCCGGACCGCCGCGATCGCCCTACAAAAAGTCCTCGCGCGGACCGGGGCGTCGGTCAAGTGGGTTGAGTCGAACAGCATGCACGTGACGCTGGTCTTCCTCGGCGAGGTGGACGACCGCGAACTGCCGGCCGTCTTCCGCGCGGTGTCGAAGGCCACGGCCGGCGAGGCCCCGTTCCCGCTACACGTCGCCGGCGTCGGGGCGTTCCCGACCCCGCGGCGGCCCAAGACGCTCTGGGCCGGCATCACCGAGGGAGCCGACCGGCTGAGCCGCCTGCACGAGCGCATCAACACGCACCTCGTCGACCTGGGCGGCTACCGCCGGGAAGAGCGGGCGTACACGCCGCACCTGACGCTCGGCCGGGTCAAGTCCGAGGAAGACGGCAACCTCCTCGCGGCCGAGTTGCCGAAGCACCTGGCCTGGAACGGCGGGCAGACGGTGGTCAGCGAAGTGCTGGTCTTCAGCAGCGAACTCAAGCGCGACGGCCCCGAATATACTGTCCTCGGCCGCGCCGAACTCCTCGGCGATCCAGAGGAGTGA
- a CDS encoding Uma2 family endonuclease: MSTDISATEIVYPDTDGQPMGENSVQCQWIAMIAGEFFERYSKQPDVVVACDLFWYPVEGNPKIVLAPDVFIVFGRPKVGRPSYKLWEENGVAPQVVFEVLSPSNTDEELEAKLGFYERYGVEEYYVIDPETETYDAYTRAAPGEPLRAVRPAKLNGFVSPRLGVRFDTTDGLVLVTPEGRPFKTREDRVNGILVQLADSEATRQQEWQRAEREWQRAEREQLRAEHEKQRAEQERQRAEREWQRAEEKRLHNEKLSAKLRELGVDPDTLDGPGS; the protein is encoded by the coding sequence GACATCTCTGCTACCGAGATCGTCTACCCCGACACCGACGGGCAGCCCATGGGCGAGAACTCCGTTCAGTGCCAGTGGATTGCGATGATCGCCGGTGAATTCTTTGAGCGGTACTCCAAACAACCCGACGTGGTCGTGGCGTGTGATCTGTTCTGGTATCCGGTCGAGGGGAATCCCAAGATCGTGTTGGCGCCCGACGTCTTCATCGTGTTCGGTCGACCGAAAGTCGGCCGCCCGTCGTACAAGCTGTGGGAAGAAAACGGGGTCGCTCCCCAGGTCGTTTTCGAGGTTTTGTCGCCGAGTAACACCGACGAGGAGTTGGAAGCCAAGCTCGGGTTCTATGAGCGGTACGGGGTCGAGGAATACTACGTCATCGACCCGGAAACGGAGACGTATGACGCGTACACCCGGGCCGCCCCCGGCGAACCACTGCGGGCTGTCCGGCCGGCCAAGCTGAACGGGTTCGTCAGTCCGCGCCTGGGTGTCCGCTTCGACACGACCGATGGACTCGTACTCGTGACCCCGGAAGGTCGCCCGTTCAAAACTCGAGAGGACCGGGTCAACGGGATTTTGGTCCAACTGGCAGACTCCGAAGCCACCCGGCAACAAGAGTGGCAGCGGGCCGAGCGGGAGTGGCAGCGGGCCGAGCGGGAACAACTGCGAGCCGAGCATGAGAAGCAGCGAGCCGAACAGGAACGGCAGCGGGCCGAGCGGGAGTGGCAGCGAGCCGAGGAGAAGCGACTACACAACGAGAAGTTGTCGGCCAAGCTTCGTGAACTCGGCGTCGACCCCGACACACTGGACGGACCGGGCTCTTAA
- the polX gene encoding DNA polymerase/3'-5' exonuclease PolX, whose product MTKDEVAAILDEIGTLLELQGENAFRTNAYHNAARTVSQLEGDLKEMIAAKTLGDVRGIGEAMLDKITTLVTTGRLKYVEDLRAAVPPGLVEMLRIPGLGPKKAKAMHDQLGIDTIDKLRAACEVGEVAKLKGFGAKTQDKILEGVRFLGTVGNRVRADLARTLGTAVLERLKALPGVTRAELCGSLRRGRETAKDIDILVSSADAKPIMEAFVTAPEVMQVTGHGPTKSSIVATTTVGGTKVVLNADLRVVTDEQFPFALLYLTGSKDHNVRLRQRAIDRGYSLNEYALTGDDGPVPCKTEEDVYAALGLKWVPPEMREDTGEIDLAATGPIPVLVEPGEIRGVFHNHTTESDGSVSLETMAKAAKTLGYEYFGVGDHSQSLTVANGLTPDRVRAQWAEIDALNKKLKGVRILKGTECDILADGSLDFDDDLLAGFDYVVASVHSHFGLSEDEQTERICKALSHPSVTMLGHPTGRLLLRREGYKLNMEKVLQAAAKYGKMIEINAQPDRLDLDWTHVKRAKALGIPLVINPDAHSPEDLEYVPLGVTVARRGWLTKADVFNTRGVAEVMKELERRKRGK is encoded by the coding sequence ATGACTAAAGACGAGGTCGCCGCGATCCTCGATGAGATCGGCACCCTGCTCGAACTCCAGGGCGAGAACGCCTTCCGGACCAACGCCTACCACAACGCCGCTCGGACCGTTTCGCAACTCGAAGGCGACTTGAAAGAGATGATCGCCGCCAAGACCCTCGGCGACGTCCGCGGGATCGGCGAGGCCATGCTCGACAAGATCACGACCCTCGTGACCACCGGCCGCCTGAAGTACGTCGAAGACCTCCGCGCGGCCGTCCCGCCGGGGTTGGTCGAGATGCTCCGCATCCCGGGCCTGGGGCCGAAGAAAGCCAAAGCGATGCACGACCAGCTCGGCATCGACACCATCGACAAGCTCCGGGCCGCCTGCGAGGTGGGCGAGGTCGCCAAGCTCAAGGGGTTCGGCGCGAAGACCCAGGACAAGATCCTGGAAGGCGTCCGCTTCCTCGGGACGGTCGGGAACCGGGTCCGCGCCGACCTCGCTCGGACGCTCGGGACGGCCGTCCTCGAACGGCTCAAGGCCCTCCCGGGCGTCACCCGCGCCGAACTGTGCGGCAGCCTCCGGCGGGGCCGGGAGACCGCCAAGGACATCGACATCCTGGTCAGCAGCGCGGACGCGAAGCCGATCATGGAGGCGTTCGTCACCGCGCCCGAGGTCATGCAAGTCACCGGGCACGGGCCGACCAAGTCGAGCATCGTCGCCACGACCACCGTCGGCGGGACCAAGGTCGTCCTCAACGCCGACCTGCGGGTCGTGACCGACGAACAGTTCCCGTTCGCGCTCCTCTACTTGACCGGCAGCAAGGACCACAACGTCCGCCTCCGCCAGCGGGCGATCGACCGCGGGTACAGTCTGAACGAGTACGCCCTGACCGGCGACGACGGTCCGGTCCCGTGTAAGACGGAAGAGGACGTGTACGCGGCCCTCGGCCTGAAGTGGGTGCCGCCCGAGATGCGCGAGGACACGGGCGAGATCGACCTGGCGGCAACCGGCCCGATCCCGGTGCTGGTCGAGCCCGGCGAGATCCGCGGCGTCTTCCACAACCACACCACCGAGAGCGACGGCAGCGTCAGCCTCGAAACGATGGCCAAGGCGGCGAAGACGCTCGGGTACGAATACTTCGGCGTCGGCGACCACTCGCAGTCCTTGACCGTGGCCAACGGCCTGACGCCCGACCGGGTCCGCGCCCAGTGGGCCGAGATCGACGCGCTCAACAAGAAGCTCAAGGGCGTGCGGATTTTGAAAGGGACTGAGTGCGATATCCTCGCGGATGGATCGCTCGACTTCGACGACGATCTGCTGGCCGGCTTCGACTACGTGGTGGCCAGCGTCCACTCGCACTTCGGGCTGTCGGAGGACGAGCAGACGGAGCGGATCTGCAAGGCACTGTCGCACCCGTCGGTCACCATGCTCGGCCACCCGACCGGCCGGTTGCTATTGCGCCGGGAGGGGTACAAGCTGAACATGGAGAAGGTGCTCCAGGCGGCTGCGAAGTACGGGAAGATGATCGAGATCAACGCCCAGCCCGACCGGCTTGACCTCGACTGGACGCACGTCAAACGGGCGAAGGCCCTCGGCATCCCCCTCGTCATCAACCCCGACGCCCACAGCCCCGAAGACCTGGAGTACGTCCCGCTAGGCGTGACCGTGGCCCGCCGAGGCTGGCTGACGAAAGCCGACGTGTTCAACACGCGGGGCGTGGCCGAAGTGATGAAGGAACTGGAGCGGCGGAAGCGGGGGAAGTGA
- a CDS encoding adenosine kinase: MKPYQLCGLGNAIVDIFLELSDAEFAELGFARGGMVLVDAPEQKQLLEKFHAHDPRLVSGGSLANSAIAFSQLGGKAAFIGCVGDDRYGLHYEREFSHLGIDIGTPVIVGETTGTCVCVITPDAERTMRTCLAVSSHLSAKHVDEDRIKNSDWLFVEGYVFANPETGQGAIRRALELAKKHGTKVAITCSDAFVVEVFGGPLFDALKQADLLFCNATEARAATKTASVTEAFAALKSLVPNAVVTDGPHGAHVRFGGTEVHVPSVACEPKDLTGAGDMFAGSFLYGITHGFPPAVAARGACHLSSKVISQIGARLHQGARETWDHAVA, translated from the coding sequence ATGAAACCTTACCAGCTCTGCGGCCTCGGCAACGCCATCGTGGACATCTTCTTGGAGTTGTCGGACGCCGAGTTCGCGGAACTCGGGTTCGCGCGCGGCGGGATGGTCCTCGTCGACGCGCCGGAGCAGAAACAACTCCTGGAGAAGTTCCACGCCCACGACCCGCGGCTCGTCAGCGGCGGCTCGCTGGCGAACTCGGCGATCGCGTTCTCCCAGCTCGGCGGCAAGGCCGCGTTCATCGGCTGCGTCGGCGACGACCGGTACGGGCTGCACTACGAGCGCGAGTTCTCCCACCTCGGCATCGACATCGGCACCCCCGTCATCGTGGGCGAGACGACCGGCACCTGCGTCTGCGTCATCACGCCGGACGCCGAGCGGACGATGCGGACGTGCCTCGCGGTGTCCAGCCACCTGTCCGCGAAGCACGTGGACGAGGACCGCATCAAGAATTCGGACTGGCTGTTCGTCGAGGGGTACGTGTTCGCCAACCCGGAGACCGGCCAGGGGGCCATCCGCCGGGCGCTCGAACTCGCCAAGAAGCACGGCACGAAAGTCGCCATCACCTGCTCCGACGCCTTCGTGGTCGAAGTCTTCGGCGGCCCGCTGTTCGACGCCCTGAAGCAGGCCGACTTGTTGTTCTGCAACGCGACCGAGGCCCGCGCGGCGACCAAGACGGCGAGCGTGACCGAGGCGTTCGCCGCGCTCAAGTCGCTGGTACCGAACGCGGTCGTGACCGACGGGCCGCACGGCGCGCACGTCCGCTTCGGCGGGACCGAGGTCCACGTCCCATCGGTCGCGTGCGAGCCCAAGGATCTCACCGGCGCCGGGGACATGTTCGCGGGCAGCTTCCTGTACGGGATCACCCACGGCTTCCCGCCAGCGGTCGCGGCCCGCGGCGCCTGCCACCTGTCGTCCAAGGTGATCTCGCAAATTGGCGCCCGGCTGCACCAGGGAGCCCGCGAGACGTGGGACCACGCCGTGGCGTAA
- a CDS encoding DUF1559 domain-containing protein, translating to MPTHRTGSRAGFTLIELLVVIAIIAILIGLLLPAVQKVREAAARATCTNNLKQQVLAMHATHDRAGCLPPAIGWFPGNAPVPGAGWGSLFFHLLPSIEQDPLYKSGQMTGANSVGQNPGPNQPYYSGEAGNGTSAYVGTRAVKIYICPSDPSVQGDGTYTDSVTGLVWASSSYAGNFQIFGAVDSTGYSIGTYQNSYQGTSPRIPASIPDGLSNTILLAEKYARCESTAFGVQRGTMWDWWLAGSGYVYHPLFAWQCDWGTGIGAASKFQVQPQPFIGNCDPGRTATGHTGGINVALADGSVRNLNAGMSGTTWWAAVTPNGGEVLPSDWQ from the coding sequence ATGCCGACGCATCGAACAGGTTCGCGGGCCGGTTTCACGCTGATCGAATTACTCGTCGTGATCGCGATCATCGCGATTTTGATCGGCCTCCTGCTGCCGGCCGTCCAGAAGGTCCGCGAGGCGGCGGCGCGGGCGACCTGCACCAACAACCTCAAGCAGCAAGTCCTGGCGATGCACGCCACCCACGACCGCGCCGGCTGCCTGCCGCCGGCCATCGGGTGGTTCCCGGGGAACGCGCCCGTACCCGGCGCCGGGTGGGGGAGCCTCTTCTTTCACCTGCTGCCGTCGATCGAACAGGACCCGCTTTACAAGAGCGGGCAGATGACCGGGGCGAACTCGGTGGGACAGAACCCCGGGCCGAATCAACCGTATTACAGTGGCGAAGCCGGGAACGGGACGTCCGCCTACGTCGGTACCCGGGCCGTCAAGATTTACATCTGCCCGTCCGACCCGAGCGTCCAGGGCGACGGGACTTATACGGACTCCGTGACCGGGTTAGTGTGGGCGTCCAGTTCGTACGCGGGCAACTTTCAAATCTTTGGCGCGGTCGACAGCACCGGGTATTCCATCGGGACTTACCAGAACAGCTACCAGGGCACCTCGCCTCGAATCCCGGCGTCGATCCCGGACGGGCTTTCCAACACGATCCTGCTCGCCGAGAAGTACGCCCGCTGCGAGTCGACCGCCTTCGGCGTCCAGCGCGGGACGATGTGGGACTGGTGGCTGGCCGGCAGTGGGTACGTGTATCACCCGCTCTTCGCCTGGCAGTGCGACTGGGGGACGGGGATCGGCGCCGCCTCCAAGTTTCAGGTCCAGCCGCAGCCCTTTATCGGAAACTGCGACCCCGGCCGGACGGCGACCGGCCACACCGGCGGGATCAACGTCGCCCTGGCGGACGGCAGCGTCCGGAACCTGAACGCGGGCATGTCCGGCACGACGTGGTGGGCCGCGGTGACGCCGAACGGCGGCGAAGTCCTGCCCTCCGACTGGCAATAA